The following are encoded together in the Hoplias malabaricus isolate fHopMal1 chromosome 3, fHopMal1.hap1, whole genome shotgun sequence genome:
- the igfn1.4 gene encoding immunoglobulin-like and fibronectin type III domain-containing protein 1: MLKNPSKVMDKTAEGQVGIRKKSKVPGVMIIQSVEELPEGKSHPDFSRKPIALTIQEGKLAVFKAKVIGEPKPSVTWARNNGDISDPQKYQTKFDPVSQEHTIEMPNVSPDQADTYKCFAINDFGRASVTVVLNVIEVGFNKDKEQKAAQMEPGDLRMALKRKSKVRPKTEQKKDGEIDPKFWEILLCADKKDYEHICAEYGVTDFRWMLKKLNELKKEREEEQVQFVKNISNLKHIAVKGDGTASFELDMDLLDINSNIFIYKDGEMIQYSKEMEQEVKHSLKQVGKKFVFTIRDLLSDDAGLYQLDVEDVNVFSTDFKIPQVDFLVKIQEVKAKERQDAVFECVLSNPFSKIMWVGKSSLLEHGEKYDITVSEDKLIHRLVVKDCMQVDKGIYAAVAGIKSCNAWLIVEADKDPNLYGKKKARKTTQAGGSGLDLAKIAAEQQAKLQTERKERIDVGKTAKDEKVAAGTEASPSLMSGYNGSGADLEFMSNSVYASDSGSGFSSVSGSSVGDNCGLEDHTEDGWIGVDTKGTGGQVLLTSGLSDIYVARGKPAELVCKLNNSNTNGVWSKDGEKLSSKGGVTISQNQGIHKLTFQRCNDSDAGQYEFDASGCKTRVMLTVGDVPEFDPDELYKFSKPVTVKVGQTASFKLMFPPQDSLEIKWFKDVHELTDCGGVKVVKEINHSRLQIKDCLESDAGEIKIQLKNLFGTVEALSRLIVLGKPSIPKGPVEVIESTDSVIEIKWNPPNDDGGSAVTNYIIERQQAGQGSWTKLGDVSADRVSFKDRNVSHGKRYMYRIYAENTEGIGDPLETENITAGTLIFPGPLAPPKVVSAFKNCINIEWTPPEMDGGTKILGYQIEKRKKDTKQWVALNPVNEPIKALKYSVKEVSEGSEYEFRVSAINASGVGEPSGSSLMACAKNPNLKPYFKDPEDFIVVRAGNSARIKINYEASPIPDIQWMKNNEPVPSCFNTVNTEKSSTLTIPNSKRTDSGVYTIVAKNSSGKASFDIEVRVTDEPKRPGPVALEQLVHGKVIITWAPSPDQELDDRLHYIVAKYDSDTRMWRTIADRLFCTTYTTSVLSGREYHFRVYAKNDMGLSEPSESPTWGINSCKASVFTSLPTMITFERPPSILVPLKVHTPPKGYQCYMTCAIRGCPAPYVSWYLNGICINSNKHYYITNVHGVCSMHILRVEPSDGGEYKVVAVNSYGKAECSTRLKIKDDPNVHGKARMAQKILIARADRWLKRRAGQNRKARTGHEEKTTTAKDAERDSAELGREKEVDGKIPDGHIFRSRKEDMSGKKRTSGHPNITRLTHKTPNTQLAFP; encoded by the exons ATGTTGAAGAACCCATCCAAGGTGATGGATAAGACTGCAGAAGGCCAAG TGGGAATTAGGAAGAAGTCCAAAGTTCCTGGTGTGATGATCATACAGTCTGTGGAAGAACTTCCAGAAGGAAAGTCCCATCCAGACTTCAGCCGCAAGCCCATTGCTCTGACCATTCAAGAAG GCAAATTAGCAGTCTTCAAGGCTAAGGTCATAGGGGAGCCTAAACCTAGTGTCACTTGGGCAAGAAACAATGGAGACATCTCTGACCCACAAAAATATCAAACTAAGTTTGATCCGGTTTCCCAAGAACACACAATTGAG ATGCCAAACGTGTCACCAGATCAAGCAGACACTTACAAATGTTTTGCTATTAATGATTTTGGCAGGGCTTCTGTCACTGTTGTGCTGAATGTCATTGAAG TGGGATTCAATAAAGACAAAGAACAGAAAGCAGCTC AAATGGAGCCAGGAGATCTCAGGATGGCGCTGAAGAGAAAAAG TAAAGTGCGtccaaaaacagaacaaaaaaaggATGGAGAGATTGATCCAAAGTTCTGGGAGATTTTACTTTGTGCTGATAAAAAAGACTATGAGCACATTTGTGCTGAATATGGCGTGACTGATTTCCGGTGGATGCTGAAAAAGCTGAATGAACTGAAAAAAGAACGAGAGGAAGAACAAGTGCAG TTTGTCAAAAACATTTCCAATCTGAAGCACATTGCAGTCAAAGGTGATGGAACAGCTTCATTTGAACTTGATATGGACCTGTTAGACATCAACAgtaacattttcatttacaag GATGGAGAGATGATACAGTACTCAAAAGAAATGGAACAGGAGGTTAAACACAGCCTGAAGCAAGTGGGAAAGAAGTTTGTATTCACTATCAGGGATCTCCTCTCTGACGATGCTGGCCTTTATCAGTTAGATGTTGAGGATGTGAATGTGTTCTCTACTGATTTTAAGA TTCCGCAGGTGGATTTTTTGGTGAAGATTCAGGAAGTTAAAGCAAAAGAAAGACAAGATGcggtgtttgagtgtgttctgTCCAATCCTTTCTCAAAAATCATGTGGGTGGGAAAGAGTTCCCTTCTGGAACATGGAGAAAAGTATGACATTACAGTGTCTGAAGACAAACTGATTCACCGACTGGTGGTGAAAGACTGTATGCAGGTGGATAAAGGCATCTATGCTGCTGTTGCTGGAATCAAATCTTGTAATGCCTGGTTGATAGTGGAAG CTGACAAAGATCCAAACCTCTATGGGAAAAAGAAAGCCCGAAAAACAACACAGGCTGGAGGATCAGGCCTTGACCTGGCAAAGATTGCAGCAGAGCAGCAGGCCAAgctgcagacagagagaaaggagaggatTGATGTTGGTAAAACAGCCAAGGATGAGAAAGTTGCTGCAGGAACAGAAGCCAGTCCTAGTTTAATGTCTGGGTATAATGGTTCTGGAGCTGATTTAGAATTTATGTCAAACTCTGTTTATGCCTCTGACTCTGGATCTGGCTTTAGTTCTGTTTCTGGTTCTAGTGTTGGGGATAATTGTGGACTTGAGGATCATACTGAGGATGGATGGATTGGTGTAGACACTAAAGGAACAG GTGGTCAAGTGCTACTGACCAGTGGACTATCAGATATTTACGTAGCCCGTGGCAAGCCAGCAGAATTGGTCTGCAAACTAAACAACAGTAACACTAATGGAGTTTGGTCCAAAGACGGTGAAAAG CTTTCCTCTAAAGGTGGAGTGACTATATCCCAAAATCAAGGTATTCATAAACTGACATTTCAAAGATGCAATGATTCTGACGCAGGCCAATATGAGTTTGACGCAAGTGGCTGTAAAACCAGGGTTATGCTCACTGTAGGAG ATGTTCCAGAATTTGACCCAGATGAACTCTACAAGTTCTCCAAACCAGTGACAGTGAAAGTGGGTCAAACTGCATCATTTAAATTGATGTTTCCACCACAAGATTCTCTGGAGATCAAGTGGTTTAAAGATGTTCATGAGCTGACCGACTGTGGTGGGGTGAAAGTGGTGAAGGAAATAAATCACAGTCGCCTTCAAATAAAAGACTGCTTGGAATCAGACGCTGGAGAAATTAAGATTCAGCTTAAAAACCTTTTTGGTACTGTTGAGGCCTTATCTAGACTAATTGTGCTGG GAAAGCCCAGTATACCAAAAGGCCCAGTAGAAGTGATAGAAAGCACCGACTCTGTAATTGAAATCAAGTGGAATCCACCTAATGATGATGGTGGCTCAGCAGTAACAAACTACATAATTGAGCGCCAACAAGCAGGACAGGGTTCATGGACAAAACTAGGAGATGTCTCAGCAGACAGAGTAAGTTTCAAGGATAGAAATGTGTCCCATGGCAAGAGATACATGTACCGCATTTATGCAGAGAACACTGAGGGTATTGGTGACCCGCTGGAGACTGAAAACATCACGGCTGGCACTTTGA TTTTCCCTGGCCCATTAGCTCCTCCTAAGGTGGTCAGTGCATTTAAGAACTGTATAAATATTGAGTGGACTCCTCCAGAAATGGATGGTGGAACAAAAATTCTCGGCTACCAAATAGAGAAACGGAAGAAAGACACAAAGCAATGGGTAGCTTTGAACCCTGTTAATGAGCCTATCAAAG CACTGAAATATTCTGTGAAGGAAGTTTCTGAAGGATCAGAATATGAGTTTAGAGTGTCTGCCATTAATGCCTCTGGAGTTGGAGAACCCAGTGGCTCCTCTTTGATGGCCTGTGCTAAAAATCCCAACT TAAAACCTTATTTCAAAGACCCTGAAGACTTCATTGTTGTGAGAGCAGGAAATTCTGctagaattaaaataaattatgag GCTTCTCCAATACCAGACATCCAATGGATGAAGAATAATGAACCTGTACCATCATGTTTCAACACTGTTAACACTGAGAAGTCATCAACACTCACCATACCCAACTCAAAGCGCACAGATTCAGGCGTGTACACCATTGTGGCCAAAAACTCTAGTGGAAAGGCTAGTTTTGACATAGAGGTCAGAGTAACAG ATGAGCCTAAACGTCCAGGCCCAGTGGCATTGGAGCAGCTGGTACATGGTAAGGTCATCATCACATGGGCTCCTTCACCAGACCAGGAGCTGGATGACCGGCTGCATTACATTGTAGCAAAATATGATTCAGACACACGCATGTGGCGCACAATAGCTGACCGCCTCTTCTGCACAACTTACACCACCAGTGTTCTCTCAGGACGGGAATACCACTTCAGAGTCTATGCCAAGAACGACATGGGCCTATCTGAGCCCTCAGAATCACCTACATGGGGTATTAACAGCTGCAAAG CTTCAGTGTTCACATCTCTGCCAACAATGATAACCTTTGAAAGACCACCCTCCAttcttgttcctttaaaggtcCATACCCCACCAAAAGGTTATCAGTGCTACATGACTTGCGCCATTCGAGGCTGCCCTGCACCCTATGTCTCATGGTACCTGAATGGTATCTGCATCAACTCTAATAAGCATTACTACATCACCAACGTTCATGGAGTTTGTTCCATGCACATCCTCAGAGTGGAGCCCAGTGATGGTGGAGAGTATAAAGTGGTGGCTGTCAATTCCTATGGGAAAGCGGAGTGCTCTACCAGACTTAAAATAAAAG ATGATCCAAATGTCCATGGGAAGGCCAGAATGGCACAGAAAATTCTGATAGCCCGAGCAGACAGGTGGCTGAAGAGAAGGGCAGGACAAAATAGGAAAGCCAGAACAGGCCATGAGGAGAAAACCACTACAGCCAAAGATGCTGAAAGGGACAGTGCAG AATTGGGACGGGAAAAGGAGGTGGACGGCAAAATCCCGGACGGACACATTTTTAGGTCtcgaaaagaggacatgtccggcaaaaagaggacgtctggtcaccctaacatTACACGACTAACACACAAGACCCCAAACACGCAACTGGCGTTTCCTTAG